One genomic segment of Aquipluma nitroreducens includes these proteins:
- a CDS encoding ABC transporter permease, protein MKQFIGFLRKEFLHIFRDPRTMLIIFLLPIVQLLLFGKVINTDIQNSKIAILDQSHDNTTREITSKLMSSGYFVLGEELMPGDDVEDVFRKGKVKMVVSFGTNFEQTLERDGKADVQLLADASDPNTARILTNYASGIINDYVKKEKLQNIELPNQINTEVRMLYNEGLKSVYMFVPGIMAMILMLISAMMTSISISKEKELGTMEVLLASPLKPIQIVLGKVTPYLLLSFVNALTIIIIGVFFFGVPIKGSFFLLMAESFLFILMALSLGILISTVAPNQMVAMFISVLALMLPTIMLSGFMFPIENMPLPLRIISHAMPPRWFIVIIKNIMLKGTGIMYVWKETLILMFMAFVFIALSIKNFKIRLE, encoded by the coding sequence ATGAAACAATTTATAGGTTTTCTCCGGAAAGAATTTCTGCACATTTTTCGCGACCCACGAACAATGCTGATCATCTTTCTATTGCCAATCGTGCAACTGTTGCTGTTTGGAAAGGTTATCAATACTGATATTCAGAATTCGAAAATTGCCATTCTCGATCAGTCGCACGACAATACGACCCGCGAAATTACTTCGAAACTGATGTCCTCGGGCTATTTTGTATTGGGCGAAGAATTAATGCCCGGTGACGATGTGGAAGATGTTTTCCGAAAAGGAAAAGTAAAGATGGTGGTCTCTTTTGGAACCAATTTCGAGCAAACGCTGGAGCGCGACGGGAAAGCTGACGTCCAGCTTTTAGCCGATGCTTCCGATCCGAACACCGCGCGAATCCTGACTAATTACGCTTCAGGAATAATAAACGACTATGTAAAAAAAGAAAAGCTTCAAAACATCGAGCTACCAAACCAGATAAATACTGAAGTGCGAATGCTTTACAACGAAGGATTGAAAAGTGTGTACATGTTTGTACCCGGAATTATGGCCATGATCCTGATGCTGATTTCGGCCATGATGACCTCAATTTCGATTAGTAAAGAAAAAGAGCTTGGAACCATGGAAGTGTTGCTGGCCTCGCCGCTAAAACCGATCCAGATTGTTTTGGGAAAAGTTACGCCATACCTGTTATTGTCGTTCGTTAATGCACTGACAATAATCATCATAGGCGTATTCTTCTTTGGCGTTCCAATTAAAGGAAGCTTCTTTCTCCTGATGGCCGAAAGCTTCCTGTTTATCCTGATGGCGCTAAGTTTAGGAATCCTGATTTCGACCGTTGCACCCAACCAAATGGTTGCAATGTTCATTTCGGTATTGGCACTGATGCTTCCAACAATTATGCTTTCAGGGTTTATGTTCCCGATTGAAAATATGCCATTGCCGTTGCGCATCATCAGTCACGCCATGCCGCCAAGATGGTTTATTGTGATCATTAAAAACATCATGCTGAAAGGAACCGGAATTATGTATGTGTGGAAAGAAACACTGATTTTAATGTTTATGGCATTCGTATTTATTGCATTGAGTATTAAGAATTTCAAGATAAGATTGGAGTAA
- a CDS encoding ABC transporter permease, giving the protein MKTLFYVIQKEFIQVRRNKTMLRMIIMIPLLQMLVLVFAATYDLKNVNIYLVDKDMSSTSRELASKLDASPFFTINNTSFNPDDGEKAILDNKDHMVLVIPQGFERNLIRNDKASLQLLVNAIDGQAAQLGYSYAASVIRDFNKNIIAEWKGLPEFNAPYQINSVSRFWYNSELEYKWYMAPGVLCILVTLIGLFLSGMSLVKEKEQGTIEQLNVTPIRKIQFLAGKLIPFVVIALFDLSFGLLIAKLVFHLPVVGSLWLVFGFGMLYLLGILGLGLFVSTLADTQQQVMFVTYFFMMIFILMGGVFTPVDSMPHWAQIVDEGNPIYHFIRVMRMVVLKGSNFGDLIHEFIAMSIIGITFLSLAVLRYRKTA; this is encoded by the coding sequence ATGAAAACACTTTTTTACGTCATACAAAAAGAATTCATCCAGGTGAGGCGCAACAAAACGATGCTCCGGATGATCATTATGATTCCATTGTTGCAAATGCTGGTTTTGGTATTTGCTGCCACCTACGATTTGAAGAATGTCAATATATACCTGGTCGATAAGGACATGTCGTCAACCTCTCGCGAACTGGCGTCCAAACTGGATGCATCACCTTTTTTCACTATCAACAATACTTCGTTTAATCCCGACGACGGAGAAAAAGCGATTTTGGACAACAAAGATCACATGGTATTGGTCATTCCTCAAGGATTTGAACGCAACCTGATCCGCAACGACAAAGCCAGTTTGCAGTTGCTGGTAAATGCCATCGACGGGCAAGCCGCGCAGTTGGGCTATTCGTATGCTGCTTCGGTAATTCGCGACTTCAACAAAAATATTATTGCTGAATGGAAAGGGCTGCCCGAATTTAATGCACCTTACCAAATTAACTCAGTTTCGCGGTTCTGGTACAATTCGGAACTTGAGTACAAATGGTACATGGCGCCAGGCGTTCTTTGTATTTTGGTTACACTAATCGGTTTGTTTCTTTCGGGAATGAGCCTGGTAAAAGAAAAAGAACAAGGCACCATCGAACAATTGAATGTGACCCCGATACGAAAAATCCAGTTTTTGGCCGGAAAGCTGATTCCATTCGTTGTAATTGCCCTGTTCGACCTTTCCTTCGGACTTTTGATTGCCAAGTTGGTTTTCCATCTTCCTGTTGTTGGAAGCTTGTGGCTGGTTTTTGGCTTTGGGATGCTTTACCTGCTTGGTATTCTTGGACTTGGATTATTCGTTTCGACGCTGGCCGACACGCAGCAACAAGTGATGTTTGTAACTTACTTTTTCATGATGATCTTTATCCTGATGGGCGGCGTATTTACTCCGGTTGATAGTATGCCACATTGGGCGCAAATCGTCGACGAGGGCAATCCGATTTATCATTTCATTAGAGTCATGCGCATGGTGGTGTTAAAAGGATCGAACTTTGGAGACCTTATTCATGAATTTATTGCCATGAGCATTATCGGAATTACCTTTTTGAGCCTGGCAGTGTTGAGGTACCGAAAAACGGCCTGA
- a CDS encoding ABC transporter ATP-binding protein: protein MEKVIEVRNLVKKFGSFVANDHLNFDVYQGEIFGFLGANGAGKTTAMKILCGLSSPTSGQVKVAGFNIYKETEKVKRNIGYMSQKFSLYEDMTIAENIRFFSGIYGISPSDRKEKQEKLLKDLGLESAKDSLIGSLPLGWKQKLAFSVAIFHDPKIVFLDEPTGGVDPITRRKFWDLIYEASDRGITIFVTTHYMDEAEYCNRVSIMNEGRIEALDTPENLKRQFGAKNMDEVFLKIARNVE, encoded by the coding sequence ATGGAAAAAGTAATTGAAGTACGCAATCTGGTTAAGAAATTTGGTTCGTTCGTTGCCAACGATCACCTGAATTTCGATGTGTATCAGGGCGAAATATTCGGCTTTCTGGGAGCGAACGGCGCCGGAAAAACAACGGCTATGAAGATTCTTTGCGGCCTCTCCTCTCCTACTTCCGGTCAGGTAAAGGTAGCTGGATTTAATATTTACAAGGAAACGGAAAAAGTGAAACGTAACATCGGCTACATGAGCCAGAAGTTTTCGCTGTACGAAGACATGACCATTGCCGAAAACATCCGGTTCTTCTCCGGAATTTATGGAATATCACCATCCGACCGGAAAGAAAAACAAGAGAAATTGCTAAAAGATCTGGGCCTCGAATCGGCCAAAGATTCATTGATTGGCTCGCTGCCATTGGGCTGGAAACAAAAACTGGCCTTTTCGGTAGCTATTTTTCACGATCCGAAAATCGTTTTTCTCGATGAACCAACCGGTGGCGTTGACCCCATTACCCGTCGCAAATTCTGGGATTTGATTTACGAAGCATCTGACCGCGGAATTACCATTTTTGTGACCACTCACTACATGGACGAAGCCGAATATTGCAACCGTGTTTCGATTATGAATGAAGGCCGCATTGAAGCGCTCGATACGCCTGAAAATCTAAAAAGGCAATTTGGCGCCAAGAATATGGACGAGGTTTTCCTGAAAATTGCCAGAAACGTAGAATAA
- a CDS encoding ABC transporter ATP-binding protein — protein MINVQNISKSYKDVQAVRNISLEVQKGELFGLIGPDGAGKTTLMRILMTLLIQDEGKATMNGLDVIKDYKKIRNIVGYMPGRFSLYQDLTVEENLNFFPTVFKTTVAENYELIKDIYIQIEPFKNRLAGKLSGGMKQKLALSCALIHKPEILILDEPTTGVDAVSRREFWDMLKKLQHKGITILVSTPYMDEAMLCNRVALMQKGKVLDIDTPQKLVENYTRKLYAIKSIDMHRLIQDLRSFEKTDSAFAFGQYLHVTGKSDEVEATEFENFLLKKEHQNLEVFDIPPTIEDVFMNMMNE, from the coding sequence ATGATTAATGTTCAAAATATAAGTAAATCATACAAAGACGTTCAAGCCGTTCGCAACATTTCGCTCGAAGTGCAAAAAGGCGAGCTGTTCGGACTGATTGGCCCTGACGGTGCAGGCAAAACAACCCTGATGCGCATCCTGATGACATTACTCATTCAGGATGAAGGCAAGGCCACAATGAACGGGCTCGATGTAATAAAGGATTACAAAAAAATCAGGAACATTGTTGGATATATGCCCGGACGTTTTTCACTTTACCAAGACTTGACAGTTGAGGAAAACCTGAACTTTTTTCCCACTGTTTTTAAAACTACAGTTGCCGAAAACTATGAACTGATCAAGGACATTTACATCCAGATCGAACCTTTCAAAAACCGTTTGGCCGGAAAACTTTCAGGAGGGATGAAACAAAAACTGGCATTGTCGTGTGCGCTTATTCATAAACCAGAAATTCTGATTTTGGACGAACCAACGACAGGAGTCGATGCCGTTTCGCGCAGAGAATTTTGGGATATGCTGAAAAAACTTCAGCACAAAGGAATTACCATTTTAGTATCGACACCCTACATGGACGAAGCAATGCTTTGCAACCGCGTGGCGCTTATGCAAAAAGGGAAGGTGCTGGATATTGACACTCCACAGAAACTGGTAGAAAACTATACACGAAAATTGTATGCCATAAAATCAATCGACATGCACCGGTTAATTCAGGATTTACGTTCGTTCGAAAAGACCGATTCGGCATTTGCATTCGGCCAATATTTGCATGTAACCGGAAAATCAGACGAAGTTGAAGCTACCGAATTCGAAAACTTTCTCCTGAAAAAAGAACATCAGAATTTAGAGGTTTTCGATATTCCTCCGACAATTGAGGATGTGTTTATGAATATGATGAATGAATAA
- a CDS encoding four helix bundle protein, whose product MSSSLPNTPEGRVIRNQITKSGTSIGANYREANRARSKADFSNKISIAESEASETAYWLEIIEELAWAEIQMVQAAMKEANELLAIFTSIGKNMK is encoded by the coding sequence TTGTCTTCCTCCTTACCGAATACTCCTGAAGGACGCGTGATCAGGAATCAGATTACAAAATCAGGAACAAGCATTGGCGCAAACTACCGTGAGGCAAATAGGGCAAGAAGTAAGGCCGATTTTTCGAACAAAATTAGTATTGCCGAAAGCGAAGCCAGTGAAACGGCTTATTGGCTTGAAATTATTGAAGAACTAGCATGGGCTGAAATCCAAATGGTTCAGGCCGCCATGAAAGAAGCAAATGAATTACTGGCAATTTTTACATCAATTGGAAAAAATATGAAATAA
- a CDS encoding alkaline phosphatase family protein, whose protein sequence is MIKLNILGISILLTLLCGNSLTAQNTKNTNGNIPKIVVVLSVDQMRTDYLSRYWNKFQEGGFKRLMNEGAVCSNAQLDLHVQKISTGTATIFTGVYPATHGIVSDSWYDRLKKKEINCIADDYYITVGSDSKDGERSATKLLSPTLGDLIKINNRNKSKVFSVAMNDVSAVLSAGHAADGAYWFDTQNGNMISSSYYVDTFPEWVRQFNEKGYAKTFTQRDWTTLLPISSYEESLPDDYVLEKGYYDKWNTFPYSMKKLKEKAVNYKFLKTTPFANNLVRDFATSLILAENLGKDEYPDLLTLTFSSMDYENNSFGPASVEMEDTYLRLDTDIALLLDFLDKTIGKGNSFVVLTSTCSSSYPVDYLKEEFHMPVGTFSPESAIALLKSFLNITYGQGNWIDVVGDQQIYFNRELLEKKNVSLQDMQTKTANFINQFEGIKIALPSTSFEQGDYSKGQLAVIANSYNFKRSGDVLYQLEDGWQPVYKYERTVYNDNSNIPFIMYGNAVKHMQIRKKIQGEDMVPTVLEILRIPIPDHCSGKILEDVLW, encoded by the coding sequence ATGATAAAACTAAACATATTGGGTATTTCCATTTTACTGACACTTCTTTGCGGAAATTCCCTTACTGCACAAAACACTAAAAATACCAACGGCAATATTCCAAAAATTGTGGTCGTGCTCTCGGTCGACCAAATGCGCACCGATTATCTTTCGAGGTACTGGAATAAATTTCAGGAAGGCGGATTTAAACGACTGATGAACGAAGGTGCAGTTTGCAGCAATGCACAACTCGATTTGCATGTCCAGAAAATCTCGACCGGAACTGCAACCATTTTTACAGGAGTTTATCCGGCGACTCACGGGATTGTGAGCGATAGCTGGTACGACCGACTGAAGAAGAAAGAAATTAACTGTATTGCCGACGATTATTACATCACAGTGGGCAGCGACTCGAAGGATGGCGAACGTTCGGCAACAAAACTTTTATCGCCAACTTTAGGCGACCTCATAAAAATAAATAACCGTAACAAGTCGAAAGTATTTAGTGTGGCGATGAACGACGTCAGTGCGGTGCTTTCGGCGGGTCATGCAGCCGATGGAGCTTACTGGTTCGATACTCAAAACGGCAACATGATTTCAAGTTCCTATTATGTCGATACATTTCCGGAGTGGGTGCGCCAATTCAACGAAAAAGGTTATGCAAAAACCTTTACCCAGCGCGACTGGACAACTTTATTACCCATCTCAAGTTATGAAGAAAGTTTACCCGATGACTATGTTCTTGAAAAAGGATATTACGACAAATGGAATACGTTTCCGTACAGCATGAAAAAACTCAAAGAAAAGGCTGTCAATTACAAATTTCTGAAAACCACTCCATTCGCGAACAACCTGGTGAGAGACTTTGCAACCAGTTTAATCTTAGCTGAAAACCTTGGGAAAGACGAATATCCAGATCTGTTGACACTTACGTTCTCGTCTATGGATTACGAAAACAATTCGTTTGGGCCAGCCTCAGTTGAAATGGAAGATACTTATTTGAGGCTGGATACTGACATCGCCTTGCTTTTGGATTTCCTGGATAAAACAATTGGCAAAGGCAACTCGTTTGTAGTTCTCACGTCCACATGCTCATCGAGCTATCCGGTTGATTATCTGAAAGAAGAGTTTCACATGCCGGTTGGCACATTTTCTCCTGAAAGCGCCATTGCCTTACTGAAGTCATTTCTGAATATTACCTACGGACAAGGGAACTGGATTGATGTTGTAGGCGACCAGCAAATCTATTTCAACCGTGAACTGCTTGAAAAGAAAAACGTTTCGCTGCAAGACATGCAGACCAAAACAGCGAATTTCATTAACCAGTTCGAAGGGATTAAGATTGCGTTGCCATCCACTTCATTCGAGCAGGGCGACTATTCAAAAGGACAGCTTGCAGTAATTGCCAATTCGTACAATTTTAAACGTTCAGGAGATGTACTGTATCAACTCGAAGATGGCTGGCAACCAGTTTATAAATACGAGCGAACTGTTTACAATGACAACTCCAACATTCCGTTCATCATGTATGGCAATGCCGTAAAGCATATGCAAATCCGGAAAAAGATTCAGGGAGAGGATATGGTTCCTACTGTTTTGGAGATTTTGCGCATCCCTATTCCTGACCATTGTTCAGGAAAGATTCTGGAAGATGTTTTATGGTAA